One segment of Pseudodesulfovibrio sp. 5S69 DNA contains the following:
- a CDS encoding DUF465 domain-containing protein: MEAKDLELIEKYGADDTQLKALWDQHINYEKMLDKLESKSYLSPTEMQEMKELKKKKLAGKTTLSSLLEKYRQLEA; this comes from the coding sequence TGGAAGCCAAGGACCTTGAACTCATTGAGAAGTACGGGGCCGACGATACGCAACTCAAGGCTCTGTGGGACCAACATATCAATTATGAGAAAATGCTGGATAAGCTCGAGTCCAAGTCCTACCTTTCTCCCACGGAGATGCAGGAGATGAAGGAACTCAAGAAGAAGAAACTGGCGGGTAAGACGACCCTGTCGTCGCTGCTCGAGAAATACCGCCAATTGGAGGCATAG
- a CDS encoding double-cubane-cluster-containing anaerobic reductase produces the protein MPENTHHEMWEKLNMDLEAHDGLLEVLGKFYGDIYLSQENRLKGAEYLDFVLSEVHGLRIKELQDAKAEGRKVIGSFCVFVPEEISLAAGAIHVGLCAGAEAGSELAEQLVPRNTCALIKSFIGFKMAKLCPYIESSDMIVGETTCDGKKKAYEAFNEIAPTYVMEVPQTKSGAARDLWKSEVIRYMKAVEELTGVTITAEKLKEGIRILNDRRRALQRLTRLRAASPAPISGRDALLVNQISFYDDPIRFTAKINELCDELEARIEKGDGVAPKDTPRLLLSGCPMAVPNWKLPYVVESSGAVIVGEESCIGTRNSRDLVDESGETLEEMIDAIADRYMLIDCACFTPNQERLENIASLAKDVKADGVIHYSLLFCQPYSHESLKVDKRLQAEGIPMLSIETDYSMEDVEQLKTRIEAFVETLA, from the coding sequence ATGCCCGAAAACACGCATCATGAAATGTGGGAAAAACTGAATATGGATCTCGAGGCGCACGACGGCCTGCTCGAAGTGCTCGGCAAATTTTACGGGGACATCTACCTGTCCCAGGAGAACCGTCTCAAGGGCGCTGAATACCTCGATTTCGTCCTGTCCGAAGTACACGGGCTGCGCATCAAGGAGTTGCAGGACGCCAAGGCGGAAGGACGCAAGGTCATCGGCTCCTTCTGCGTGTTCGTGCCCGAGGAAATATCCCTGGCCGCCGGCGCCATACACGTCGGGTTGTGCGCCGGGGCCGAGGCGGGCAGCGAGTTGGCCGAACAGCTCGTCCCGCGCAACACCTGCGCCCTGATCAAGTCCTTCATCGGCTTCAAGATGGCCAAGCTGTGCCCTTACATCGAGTCCTCGGACATGATCGTGGGCGAGACCACCTGCGACGGCAAGAAAAAGGCCTACGAGGCCTTCAACGAGATCGCCCCCACCTACGTCATGGAGGTGCCCCAGACCAAGTCCGGAGCCGCCCGCGACCTGTGGAAGTCCGAAGTAATCCGCTACATGAAGGCCGTGGAGGAACTGACCGGCGTGACCATCACCGCCGAGAAGCTCAAGGAAGGCATCCGCATCCTGAACGACAGGCGGCGCGCCCTGCAACGGCTGACCCGCCTCCGCGCTGCGTCCCCGGCCCCCATCTCCGGCCGCGACGCCCTGCTCGTCAACCAGATCAGCTTCTACGACGATCCGATCCGGTTCACGGCCAAGATCAACGAACTGTGCGACGAACTGGAAGCACGCATCGAAAAGGGCGACGGCGTGGCCCCCAAGGATACGCCCCGGCTCCTGCTCTCGGGCTGCCCCATGGCCGTGCCCAACTGGAAGCTGCCCTACGTGGTGGAGAGCTCCGGTGCGGTCATCGTGGGCGAGGAATCGTGTATCGGCACCCGCAACTCGCGGGACCTGGTGGACGAGTCGGGGGAGACCCTTGAGGAGATGATCGACGCCATCGCCGACCGCTACATGCTGATCGACTGCGCCTGTTTCACCCCCAACCAGGAGCGGCTGGAAAACATCGCCAGCTTGGCCAAGGACGTCAAGGCCGACGGCGTGATCCACTACAGCCTGCTCTTCTGCCAGCCGTACAGCCACGAGTCCCTGAAGGTGGACAAGCGGTTGCAGGCCGAGGGCATCCCCATGCTCTCCATCGAGACGGACTACTCCATGGAGGACGTGGAACAGCTCAAGACGCGCATCGAGGCGTTCGTGGAGACCCTCGCATGA
- the ilvB gene encoding biosynthetic-type acetolactate synthase large subunit — translation MKLTGAQILLKCLEEEGVDVMFGFPGGAVIDIYDEIPKSSVEHILVRHEQGAIHAADGYARATGRVGVCLVTSGPGATNTVTGIATAYADSIPVVIFTGQVPRALIGNDAFQEVDIVGITRPCTKHNYLVQDVNDLARTVKQAFYLARTGRPGPVLVDLPKDIQQQLAEFKYPEEVSMRSYKPTKMPHIGQIRKVVKLLKKAKRPLIYSGGGVITSGSHEELTWLGKTLHIPVTSTLMGLGAFPGDDGLFLGMLGMHGTYAANMAVNNCDLLLAVGARFDDRVTGKVDTFAPNATIVHIDVDPTSIQKNVSVQVPLVADCKPALAALKAETEGTLDEYDWAADHKEWVDKVQGWAKEHPLTYKDDTEGIKPQYVVEKIYEITKGDAIIATEVGQNQMWAAQFYKYNRPNTLLTSGGLGTMGYGFPAAMGAQRAFPDKLVIDIAGDGSIQMCIQEMMTVVCNKLPVKIVILNNGYLGMVRQWQELFYEKNYCATCMDAQPDFVKLAEAYGAAGFRVTEKKDVEKTLREAFKVDKPVIVDIRVEKEENVYPMVPAGASLTEMLLV, via the coding sequence ATGAAGTTGACCGGGGCCCAGATCCTGCTCAAGTGTCTGGAAGAGGAAGGAGTTGATGTCATGTTCGGTTTCCCCGGGGGAGCCGTGATCGACATTTATGACGAGATACCCAAGTCGTCCGTGGAGCACATCCTGGTGCGCCACGAACAGGGCGCCATTCACGCCGCCGACGGTTACGCCCGGGCCACCGGCCGGGTAGGGGTATGCCTAGTCACCTCCGGCCCCGGTGCGACCAATACCGTAACCGGAATCGCCACGGCCTACGCCGACTCCATTCCGGTCGTCATTTTTACCGGTCAGGTGCCCCGGGCCCTGATCGGCAATGACGCCTTCCAGGAAGTGGACATCGTCGGTATCACCCGGCCCTGCACCAAGCACAACTACCTGGTCCAGGACGTCAACGACCTGGCCAGGACCGTCAAGCAGGCCTTCTACCTGGCCCGCACCGGGCGTCCGGGTCCTGTCCTGGTGGACCTGCCCAAGGACATTCAGCAGCAGTTGGCCGAGTTCAAGTATCCCGAAGAAGTGTCCATGCGCAGCTACAAGCCGACCAAGATGCCGCACATCGGCCAGATCCGCAAAGTGGTCAAGCTGCTCAAGAAGGCCAAACGGCCGCTGATCTACTCCGGCGGCGGGGTGATCACCTCCGGCTCGCACGAGGAGCTGACCTGGCTCGGAAAGACGCTGCATATCCCGGTGACCTCCACCCTCATGGGGCTGGGCGCGTTCCCTGGCGACGACGGGCTTTTCCTGGGCATGCTCGGCATGCACGGCACCTATGCCGCCAACATGGCGGTGAACAACTGCGACCTGCTTCTGGCCGTGGGCGCGCGGTTCGACGACCGTGTGACCGGCAAGGTGGACACCTTCGCCCCCAATGCGACCATCGTGCACATCGACGTGGACCCGACCTCCATCCAGAAGAACGTCTCGGTCCAGGTGCCCCTGGTGGCGGACTGCAAGCCCGCCCTGGCCGCGCTCAAGGCCGAGACCGAGGGCACGCTCGACGAGTACGACTGGGCCGCCGACCACAAGGAGTGGGTGGACAAGGTCCAGGGCTGGGCCAAGGAGCACCCGCTGACCTACAAGGACGACACCGAGGGCATCAAGCCGCAGTACGTGGTCGAGAAGATCTACGAGATCACCAAGGGCGACGCCATCATCGCCACCGAGGTGGGCCAGAACCAGATGTGGGCCGCCCAGTTCTACAAGTACAACCGGCCGAACACGCTGCTGACCTCCGGCGGCCTGGGCACCATGGGCTACGGTTTTCCGGCCGCCATGGGCGCGCAGCGCGCCTTCCCGGACAAGCTGGTCATCGACATCGCGGGCGACGGCTCCATCCAGATGTGCATCCAGGAGATGATGACCGTGGTCTGCAACAAGCTGCCGGTCAAGATCGTCATCCTCAACAACGGCTATCTCGGCATGGTCCGGCAGTGGCAGGAACTCTTCTACGAGAAGAACTACTGCGCCACCTGCATGGACGCCCAGCCCGACTTCGTCAAGCTGGCCGAGGCCTACGGGGCCGCCGGTTTCCGGGTGACCGAGAAGAAGGACGTGGAGAAGACCCTGCGCGAAGCCTTCAAGGTGGACAAGCCGGTCATCGTGGACATCCGCGTGGAAAAGGAAGAAAACGTCTATCCCATGGTCCCGGCCGGAGCGTCGCTGACCGAGATGCTGTTGGTTTAG
- the ilvC gene encoding ketol-acid reductoisomerase yields MKVYYEKDADLSLLKDKTVAVVGYGSQGHAHAQNLRDSGVNVIVAQRPGGPNYDLAKEHGFEPMSVADAAKQADMIMILLPDQYQAAVFKNEILPYLEEGNIIAFGHGFNVHFQQITPPAGVDCVMIAPKGPGHLVRRTYTEGGGVPCLVAVAADASGKATDIALAYAKGIGGARSGVIKTTFKEETETDLFGEQAVLCGGLTALCKAGFDTLVEAGYQPEMAYFECMHELKLIIDLMYEGGLANMRYSISDTAEYGDYVTGPRIITDETREEMRRVLKEIQDGTFARNFILDNQAGQVGLKTMRRLGAETQIEEVGGRLRKMMSWLKK; encoded by the coding sequence ATGAAAGTGTATTACGAGAAAGATGCGGACCTGAGCCTTCTGAAAGACAAAACCGTGGCCGTGGTCGGCTACGGCAGCCAGGGCCATGCCCACGCGCAGAACCTGCGCGACTCGGGCGTCAACGTCATCGTGGCTCAGCGCCCCGGTGGCCCCAACTATGACCTGGCCAAGGAGCACGGCTTCGAGCCCATGTCCGTCGCCGACGCCGCGAAGCAGGCCGACATGATCATGATCCTGCTGCCCGATCAGTATCAGGCCGCGGTCTTCAAGAACGAAATTCTCCCGTACCTCGAAGAAGGCAACATCATCGCCTTCGGTCACGGCTTCAACGTCCATTTCCAGCAGATCACCCCGCCCGCGGGCGTGGACTGCGTCATGATCGCCCCCAAGGGCCCCGGCCACCTGGTGCGCCGCACCTATACCGAGGGCGGCGGCGTACCCTGCCTCGTGGCCGTGGCGGCCGACGCCTCCGGCAAGGCCACCGACATCGCCCTGGCCTACGCCAAAGGCATCGGCGGCGCCCGCTCCGGCGTGATCAAGACTACCTTCAAGGAAGAGACCGAGACCGACCTGTTCGGCGAGCAGGCCGTGCTCTGCGGCGGCCTGACCGCCCTGTGCAAGGCCGGCTTCGACACCTTGGTCGAGGCCGGATACCAGCCCGAGATGGCCTACTTCGAGTGCATGCACGAGCTCAAGCTGATCATCGACCTCATGTACGAGGGCGGCCTGGCCAACATGCGCTACTCCATCTCCGACACCGCCGAGTACGGCGACTACGTCACCGGCCCGCGCATCATCACCGATGAGACCCGCGAGGAAATGCGCCGCGTGCTCAAGGAGATCCAGGACGGCACCTTCGCCCGCAACTTCATCCTGGACAATCAGGCCGGTCAGGTCGGCCTGAAGACCATGCGCCGCCTCGGCGCCGAGACCCAGATCGAGGAAGTCGGCGGCCGTCTGCGCAAGATGATGAGCTGGCTCAAGAAGTAA
- a CDS encoding DUF2179 domain-containing protein: MTLDVLFLGLAIFLLEVMALTIGTVRTIVTMLGESRAAFLLGCLEMTLWVFGTSAVMTKVGDTPVLGLFYAVGFATGNVIGILAEKKLALGNVVVRIISAWHGTDIAHAVRRAGFMITTVAGEGSEGAVTVQFVVCKRKDMKLVLGEARKIDPDLFYTFETAGGASDVPSPTASRLDKFLRPIRRFVPQF, translated from the coding sequence ATGACGTTGGATGTCCTTTTTCTCGGCTTGGCCATATTCCTCCTGGAAGTGATGGCCCTGACCATTGGCACCGTGCGGACCATCGTGACCATGCTCGGCGAGTCGCGCGCGGCCTTTCTTCTGGGCTGCCTGGAGATGACCCTGTGGGTCTTCGGGACCTCGGCGGTCATGACCAAGGTGGGCGATACGCCGGTGCTCGGTCTGTTCTACGCGGTCGGTTTCGCCACGGGCAACGTGATCGGCATCCTGGCCGAGAAGAAGCTGGCTCTGGGCAACGTGGTCGTGCGCATCATCAGCGCCTGGCACGGTACCGACATCGCCCATGCGGTTCGCCGGGCCGGGTTCATGATCACCACCGTGGCCGGAGAGGGCTCCGAGGGCGCGGTCACGGTCCAGTTTGTGGTTTGCAAGCGCAAGGACATGAAGTTGGTGCTGGGTGAGGCCCGCAAGATCGATCCAGACCTGTTCTACACCTTCGAGACCGCGGGCGGGGCCAGCGACGTGCCCAGCCCGACCGCCAGCCGTCTGGACAAGTTCCTGCGGCCCATCCGGCGGTTCGTCCCCCAGTTCTGA
- the fdnG gene encoding formate dehydrogenase-N subunit alpha — translation MKLDRRSFMKLAGSGAACLTLGQLGVSLTPIKAYAAELKISGAKEVVTVCPFCSVSCHIIGYVKDGKLVNTEGDPDYPINEGSLCAKGAAMFSMTTSHHRLQKPLYRAPYSDKWEEKDWDWMLDRIARRIKDTRDKDIILKDDKGKTVNRLESMFLLGTSHAGNEECAIAHQAMRGLGVVHMDHQARIUHSATVAALGESFGRGAMTNHWIDIKNADSILIMGSNAAEHHPISFKWVLEAKDKGATVMHVDPKFSRTSARSDFHVPLRSGTDIAFLGGMIKYIVENEKYFHEYVAQYTNAALVVGKDYGFKDGLFTGYDLKTRSYDKSKWGFEMDKNGVPVRDTSLKNPRCVFQLLKEHYSRYDLDTVSATTGVSKEDLLKVYEAFAATGKPDKAGTVMYALGWTQHTVGVQNIRSAGIIQLLLGNIGVAGGGINALRGEPNVQGSTDHTLLYHIIPGYMAMPHNGWQTYDEYIKANTPISHDPMSANWWQHKPKYFASLLKAWYGDYATKENGFCYELLPKIEKGEDYSYLFLFDRMYQGKIRGGIIIGLNPMNSVPNSNKLRKAMDNLEWLVTSELHHSETTDNWHRPGVDPKKVKTEVFLLPSAHRLEKDGSVTNSGRWLLWHYQVIKPAFEARAFGDMFCGFMSRVKALYEKEGGKLPEAITWLDYPETYDPDDLCARINGRFTKDTKVKDKLYKKGQQVPSFTALADDGSTMSLNWLYAGSYTEEDGNKAKRRSTQQTAMQANIGLFPNWSWCWPVNRRILYNRASVDLNGKPYNPAKAVIEWKDGKWIGDVPDGGWPPIATGKGKYPFIMTKDGFGQIYGPGRQDGPFSEHYEPVETPVNKNLFSKQLNSPVYKFVSSNMDKLAKPADPKYPIVLTTYSLTEHWCGGGETRNIPNLLEAEPQLYVEMSPELAQEKGIKNGDGVIVESIRGRVEAIAMVTVRMRPLKVHGQVIHEIGMPFCFGWTTPGTGDSTNRLTPSVGDPNTSIPEFKACCVNIRKADKLTELAT, via the coding sequence ATGAAACTCGACCGCCGAAGCTTCATGAAGCTCGCAGGCTCCGGAGCGGCGTGTCTCACCCTCGGTCAGCTCGGAGTCAGCCTGACTCCGATCAAGGCCTACGCGGCGGAGCTCAAGATCTCCGGCGCCAAAGAGGTTGTGACGGTCTGTCCGTTCTGTTCGGTGAGCTGCCACATCATCGGGTACGTCAAGGACGGCAAGCTCGTGAACACCGAGGGCGACCCCGACTACCCCATCAACGAAGGCTCGTTGTGCGCCAAGGGCGCGGCCATGTTCAGCATGACCACCAGTCATCACCGGCTGCAAAAGCCCCTGTACCGCGCTCCTTACAGCGACAAGTGGGAAGAGAAGGACTGGGACTGGATGCTGGATCGCATCGCCCGGCGCATCAAGGACACCCGCGACAAGGACATCATCCTCAAGGATGACAAGGGGAAAACCGTCAACCGTCTCGAATCCATGTTCCTGCTGGGCACCTCCCACGCGGGCAACGAGGAATGTGCCATCGCCCATCAGGCGATGCGCGGCCTGGGTGTCGTCCACATGGACCACCAGGCACGTATCTGACACAGCGCCACAGTTGCGGCTCTGGGAGAGTCGTTCGGACGCGGTGCGATGACCAACCACTGGATCGACATCAAGAATGCCGATTCCATCCTTATAATGGGCAGTAATGCTGCCGAACACCATCCGATTTCGTTCAAGTGGGTGTTGGAAGCCAAGGACAAGGGCGCCACGGTAATGCACGTGGACCCGAAGTTCTCCCGCACCTCCGCACGTTCGGATTTCCATGTCCCCTTGCGGTCCGGAACGGACATCGCCTTCCTGGGCGGAATGATCAAGTACATCGTCGAAAATGAGAAGTACTTCCACGAATACGTGGCTCAGTACACCAACGCCGCGCTCGTCGTGGGCAAGGACTACGGGTTCAAGGACGGCCTGTTCACCGGCTACGACCTCAAGACCCGTTCCTACGACAAGAGCAAGTGGGGCTTCGAGATGGACAAGAACGGCGTTCCCGTTCGCGACACCAGCCTGAAGAACCCCCGTTGCGTGTTCCAGCTTCTCAAGGAACATTATTCCCGCTACGACCTGGACACCGTTTCGGCCACCACCGGCGTGTCCAAGGAAGACCTGCTCAAGGTGTACGAGGCCTTCGCGGCCACCGGTAAACCGGACAAGGCCGGGACCGTCATGTACGCCCTGGGCTGGACCCAGCACACCGTCGGCGTGCAGAACATCCGCTCGGCCGGCATTATCCAGCTCCTGCTGGGCAACATCGGCGTGGCCGGCGGCGGCATCAACGCCCTGCGCGGCGAGCCCAACGTCCAGGGCTCCACGGATCATACCCTGTTGTACCACATCATCCCGGGTTACATGGCCATGCCGCACAACGGCTGGCAGACCTACGACGAGTACATCAAGGCCAACACCCCGATCAGTCACGATCCCATGTCCGCCAACTGGTGGCAGCACAAGCCCAAGTACTTCGCCAGCCTGCTCAAGGCCTGGTACGGCGATTACGCCACCAAGGAAAACGGCTTCTGCTACGAGCTGCTGCCCAAGATCGAGAAGGGCGAGGACTATTCCTACCTCTTCCTCTTCGACCGCATGTACCAGGGCAAGATCCGGGGCGGCATCATCATTGGTCTGAACCCGATGAACTCCGTGCCCAATTCCAACAAGCTGCGCAAGGCCATGGACAATCTCGAATGGCTGGTAACTTCCGAGTTGCACCACTCCGAGACCACGGACAACTGGCATCGCCCCGGCGTGGACCCGAAGAAGGTCAAGACCGAGGTCTTCCTCCTGCCTTCGGCCCACCGCCTGGAAAAGGACGGCTCGGTGACCAACTCCGGCCGCTGGCTGCTCTGGCACTACCAGGTCATCAAGCCCGCCTTCGAGGCACGGGCCTTCGGCGACATGTTCTGCGGATTCATGTCCCGCGTGAAGGCGTTGTACGAGAAGGAGGGCGGCAAGCTGCCCGAGGCCATCACCTGGCTCGACTACCCCGAGACCTATGATCCGGACGACCTGTGCGCCCGCATCAACGGCCGCTTCACAAAGGATACCAAGGTCAAGGACAAGTTGTACAAGAAGGGGCAGCAGGTGCCTTCCTTCACCGCACTGGCCGACGACGGCTCGACCATGAGCCTGAACTGGCTGTACGCGGGCAGCTACACCGAGGAGGACGGCAACAAGGCCAAGCGCCGCTCTACCCAGCAGACCGCGATGCAGGCCAACATCGGCCTGTTCCCGAACTGGTCCTGGTGCTGGCCGGTCAACCGCCGCATCCTCTACAACCGCGCCTCGGTCGACCTGAACGGCAAGCCGTACAACCCGGCCAAGGCCGTCATCGAGTGGAAGGACGGCAAGTGGATCGGCGACGTGCCCGACGGCGGCTGGCCGCCCATTGCTACCGGCAAGGGCAAGTATCCGTTCATCATGACCAAGGACGGCTTCGGCCAGATCTACGGCCCCGGCCGTCAGGACGGCCCGTTCTCCGAGCACTACGAGCCCGTGGAGACGCCGGTGAACAAGAACCTGTTCTCCAAGCAGCTCAACAGCCCGGTGTACAAGTTCGTCTCGTCCAACATGGACAAGCTGGCCAAGCCCGCCGATCCCAAGTACCCGATCGTGCTGACCACTTACAGTCTGACCGAGCACTGGTGCGGCGGCGGCGAGACCCGGAACATCCCCAACCTGCTCGAGGCCGAGCCGCAGCTCTACGTGGAGATGAGCCCGGAACTGGCGCAGGAAAAGGGCATCAAAAACGGCGACGGCGTGATCGTGGAGTCCATCCGCGGCCGGGTCGAAGCCATAGCCATGGTCACGGTCCGCATGCGCCCGCTCAAGGTGCATGGACAGGTCATCCATGAAATAGGCATGCCGTTCTGCTTCGGCTGGACGACGCCCGGAACCGGTGATTCCACCAACAGGCTGACGCCTTCCGTCGGTGACCCGAATACCTCGATTCCGGAATTCAAGGCCTGCTGCGTGAATATCCGCAAGGCAGACAAGCTCACCGAGCTGGCAACCTAA
- a CDS encoding 4Fe-4S dicluster domain-containing protein — translation MPKSFLIDTSRCTACRGCQIACKEWNELPANKTTQYHWGSHQNPQDLNPNNYKLVRFSEHLEDGVVRWNFFPEQCRHCVVPPCKELGDVYVEDAIVQDEKTGAVIFTEKTRKFSKEEAGEVRDACPYNIPRRNDQTGLMSKCTMCNERVHAGMLPACVKVCPTGTMNFGEREDMLKLAEQRLANLKKKWPKAMLADPDDVNVIYLLIDEPANYFGHAVAEANVGPMSKKQFLATLARPFKAMKA, via the coding sequence ATGCCTAAGTCATTCTTGATAGATACATCCCGCTGCACGGCGTGCCGCGGCTGTCAGATCGCCTGCAAGGAGTGGAATGAACTGCCCGCCAACAAGACGACCCAGTATCATTGGGGCAGCCATCAGAATCCGCAGGATTTGAACCCCAACAACTACAAACTCGTTCGCTTCAGCGAACACCTCGAGGACGGTGTGGTCCGTTGGAACTTCTTCCCGGAACAGTGCCGCCATTGCGTAGTCCCCCCGTGCAAGGAACTGGGTGACGTCTACGTCGAGGATGCCATCGTCCAGGACGAGAAGACCGGTGCGGTCATCTTCACCGAGAAGACCAGGAAATTCTCGAAGGAAGAGGCCGGAGAGGTCCGGGATGCGTGTCCGTACAACATCCCGCGGCGCAACGACCAGACCGGGCTGATGAGCAAGTGCACCATGTGCAACGAACGCGTACACGCGGGTATGCTGCCCGCCTGCGTCAAGGTCTGTCCCACCGGGACCATGAACTTCGGCGAGCGTGAGGATATGCTCAAGCTGGCCGAACAGCGTCTGGCCAACCTGAAGAAGAAGTGGCCCAAGGCCATGCTGGCCGATCCCGACGACGTCAACGTCATCTACCTGCTCATCGACGAGCCCGCGAACTACTTCGGGCACGCGGTGGCCGAGGCCAACGTCGGCCCCATGTCGAAGAAGCAGTTCCTTGCCACCTTGGCAAGACCCTTCAAGGCCATGAAGGCATAA
- a CDS encoding winged helix-turn-helix domain-containing protein, which yields MLDARSTKNACGKRNPTMRMHLWFETEEGVLFGLGRLQLLKCVEEHGSLKAAAEALGMSYRGAWGKIKTTEELIGRKLIERASNRRAGYHLTAFGKSIAKCYDQWYREVEAFALSKSQEFLPFSLDRYK from the coding sequence ATGCTGGATGCGAGATCGACAAAGAATGCTTGCGGCAAGCGAAATCCCACCATGCGCATGCACCTGTGGTTCGAGACCGAGGAGGGCGTCCTGTTCGGCCTTGGCCGGTTGCAGTTGCTGAAATGCGTCGAGGAACATGGTTCCCTCAAAGCAGCGGCCGAGGCCTTGGGCATGTCCTACCGAGGCGCCTGGGGCAAGATCAAGACCACCGAGGAACTCATCGGGCGCAAGCTCATTGAGCGGGCCTCCAACCGGCGTGCCGGATACCATCTGACCGCCTTCGGAAAGTCCATCGCCAAGTGTTACGACCAGTGGTACCGGGAAGTGGAGGCCTTTGCTCTCTCCAAGAGCCAGGAATTCCTGCCTTTTTCTCTTGACCGATATAAATGA
- the ilvN gene encoding acetolactate synthase small subunit: protein MSKHTLSVMVENEPGVLSRVAGLFSGRGFNIYSLNVAPTLEKGVSLMTIVAEGDDAIVEQIVKQLRKLVPTIKVKDLTELKSVEREMVLLKVNAEDSKRAEILRIVDIFRCKVVDVSVDELTIEVTGDQGKIGALVNLLTRFGIKEIARTGNVAMRRSMQIDL from the coding sequence ATGAGCAAACACACTCTTTCCGTGATGGTTGAGAACGAACCGGGCGTCCTGTCCCGCGTGGCCGGGCTTTTCTCCGGCCGCGGCTTCAACATCTATTCGCTGAACGTGGCCCCGACCCTGGAGAAGGGCGTCTCCCTGATGACCATCGTGGCCGAGGGCGACGATGCCATCGTCGAGCAGATCGTCAAGCAGTTGCGCAAGCTGGTACCCACCATTAAGGTCAAGGATCTCACCGAGCTGAAATCCGTTGAGCGCGAAATGGTTCTGCTCAAGGTCAATGCCGAGGATTCAAAACGCGCGGAGATCCTGCGTATTGTTGACATCTTCAGGTGCAAGGTTGTAGACGTGAGCGTCGATGAGCTGACCATTGAGGTAACGGGCGACCAGGGCAAGATCGGCGCGCTCGTCAATCTGCTCACCCGCTTCGGCATCAAGGAAATCGCCCGTACCGGTAATGTCGCCATGCGGCGCTCCATGCAGATCGACCTATAA
- a CDS encoding acyl-CoA dehydratase activase — protein MIAGLDIGSRSIELVTLIDGEVAAAKKLPTTFDPVSQCFKLLDGLRPASLVGTGYGRNLIQRLGLDCECSTITEIKAHALGAAHLFPEARTVLDIGGQDTKAMSLAGGRVLKFEMNDRCAAGTGKFLEYTAGVFQIPVEEFGPYAMKGENPPEISSICTVFAETEATSLMARGEKPEAIALGLHRAIVKRTANMLRRVGLNFPLVFTGGVANNPCVLDLLAKSIGGEIGRDILVPDNPDHMGALGAALHRHHDDTANAR, from the coding sequence ATGATCGCAGGCCTGGACATCGGGTCCCGCTCCATTGAGCTGGTCACCCTGATCGACGGCGAGGTGGCGGCCGCCAAGAAGCTCCCCACCACCTTCGACCCCGTGTCCCAGTGTTTCAAACTGCTGGATGGATTGCGCCCCGCCTCCTTGGTCGGGACCGGCTACGGGCGTAATCTCATCCAGCGGCTTGGCCTGGACTGCGAGTGCTCGACCATCACCGAGATCAAGGCCCACGCCCTGGGCGCGGCGCACCTCTTCCCCGAGGCGCGCACGGTCCTGGACATCGGTGGGCAGGACACCAAGGCCATGTCCCTGGCGGGCGGCCGGGTCCTGAAATTCGAGATGAACGACCGTTGCGCGGCCGGAACGGGCAAGTTCCTGGAATACACGGCCGGAGTCTTCCAGATTCCGGTGGAGGAATTCGGCCCGTACGCCATGAAGGGGGAGAACCCGCCCGAGATCAGCTCCATCTGCACGGTTTTCGCCGAAACCGAGGCCACCTCGCTCATGGCCCGCGGCGAAAAGCCCGAGGCCATCGCGCTGGGGCTGCACAGGGCCATCGTCAAGCGCACGGCCAACATGCTCCGCCGGGTGGGGTTGAACTTCCCTCTGGTCTTCACCGGCGGCGTGGCCAACAACCCCTGCGTGCTCGATCTGCTGGCCAAAAGCATAGGCGGCGAGATCGGCCGTGACATCCTGGTCCCGGACAACCCCGACCACATGGGTGCGCTGGGCGCCGCCCTGCACCGCCATCACGACGATACGGCCAACGCCCGCTAG